A genomic region of Nocardioides plantarum contains the following coding sequences:
- the dapB gene encoding 4-hydroxy-tetrahydrodipicolinate reductase → MAVGVLGARGKVGSEVCRAVAAAPDLRLVAEVDQGDDPRVLVESGAQVVVHFTHPDVVMDHLALCVEHGIHAVVGTTGFDDSRLETLRDQLGDAPRSGILIAPNFSIGAVLMMRFAALAAPHFESVEVIELHHPDKADAPSGTARRTAELVAAARRTAGVAAAPDATSTALDGARGADVDGVPVHSVRVRGLVAHQEVVLGGPGETLTIRHDSLDRSSFSPGVLAAVRAIGDHPGLTVGLEHLIDLG, encoded by the coding sequence ATCGCGGTCGGGGTGCTGGGAGCCCGGGGCAAGGTCGGCTCCGAGGTGTGCCGTGCGGTCGCCGCGGCCCCCGACCTCCGACTCGTGGCCGAGGTCGACCAGGGCGACGACCCTCGCGTCCTGGTGGAGTCCGGAGCCCAGGTGGTGGTGCACTTCACCCACCCCGACGTCGTGATGGACCACCTCGCGCTGTGCGTCGAGCACGGCATCCACGCCGTGGTCGGCACGACCGGCTTCGACGACTCACGGCTCGAGACCCTGCGCGACCAGCTCGGCGACGCGCCGCGCAGCGGCATCCTGATCGCGCCCAACTTCTCCATCGGCGCCGTGCTCATGATGCGCTTCGCCGCCCTCGCCGCGCCCCACTTCGAGTCGGTCGAGGTCATCGAGCTGCACCACCCCGACAAGGCCGACGCCCCCTCGGGCACCGCACGCCGCACCGCCGAGCTCGTCGCGGCTGCCCGTCGTACGGCGGGGGTCGCGGCGGCGCCCGACGCGACGTCGACGGCGCTCGACGGCGCGCGCGGCGCCGACGTCGACGGCGTCCCCGTCCACTCGGTGCGGGTCCGCGGGCTCGTCGCCCACCAGGAGGTCGTCCTCGGCGGCCCCGGCGAGACCCTCACCATCCGCCACGACTCACTCGACCGGTCGTCGTTCTCTCCCGGCGTGCTGGCCGCCGTGCGCGCGATCGGCGACCACCCGGGGCTGACCGTCGGCCTGGAGCACCTCATCGACCTGGGCTGA
- a CDS encoding class I SAM-dependent methyltransferase, which produces MVAQQIPARIRWAVDFMDPQPADHVLEIGCGAGAAAELICSRLETGKLFAIDRSESGVDRTKRRNADAIKAGRLTVRQIDLATLRVPVKRLTKVFAFNVNLFWVRECADEVALLHERVVPGGAVHLFFETKIPEDVPKIVKGASAALSQGGFRVSVVDNKQPPVVGIIGRR; this is translated from the coding sequence ATGGTGGCGCAACAGATTCCGGCACGGATCCGATGGGCGGTGGACTTCATGGACCCCCAGCCCGCTGACCACGTGCTCGAGATCGGCTGCGGCGCAGGCGCCGCCGCCGAGCTGATCTGCTCCCGCCTCGAGACCGGCAAGCTGTTCGCGATCGACCGGTCCGAGTCCGGCGTCGACCGCACCAAGCGCCGCAACGCCGACGCCATCAAGGCCGGCCGCCTCACGGTCCGCCAGATCGACCTGGCCACGCTGCGGGTCCCGGTCAAGCGGCTGACGAAGGTGTTCGCCTTCAACGTCAACCTGTTCTGGGTGCGCGAGTGTGCCGACGAGGTCGCCCTGCTCCACGAGCGGGTCGTGCCGGGCGGGGCGGTCCACCTGTTCTTCGAGACCAAGATCCCCGAGGACGTGCCCAAGATCGTCAAGGGCGCCTCGGCCGCGCTGTCGCAGGGCGGCTTCCGGGTCTCGGTCGTCGACAACAAGCAGCCGCCGGTCGTCGGGATCATCGGGCGCCGCTGA
- a CDS encoding Ig-like domain repeat protein — translation MPTSSSGRDHGPVRRRGRRRAAVSASALLLPLLATAGATTLSASAASADEPGAGRAAALGPTELLRWQGDVSSATGNALATGRCDVDGDDRADLVVGAWFWDKAPLTNVGATYVILGADDVHGASLSSPSAAGAVRIDGPAVASATTAFAVGCLGDVNGDGFDDLGISYYVAQKAYVVLGSEDFDGLDLDSLGDRGYVVDGGADAGNLSFSFAPVGDVDDDGLDDFGLAAVVADTRGRDNNGRVWIVAGQDDITDVDLTAPAAGQVLVTIDGALTGERLGAISRAGDVDGDGVDDILLGAYTSTPWGTAVAATGAAYVVFGGGTGTTTREVDLAALGDAGFSVRGPQRQRDRLGISVAAAGDLDGDGLADLLIGADGVGNATTGPRNGGAAVVLGAASPATVYTDPTAAVQVFTCTSDPGTGTCTDPADVRPRGFWIDGAAASDATGYSVAGIGDVDGDEVPDLLLGAYGYDPVDTTGGTLSGAGAAYVVRGRSGTTAVSLANLDPEAGYRIDGIAAGDRFGRQVAGLGDVDGNDADDFAVTADLANRGGAQAGEVLVALDGDLLSRTTLSTDDDTLLPGDSATLTADVTRPAGSTIVPGGTVTFADADGPLPGCTDLALVDGSATCDVTATASGELSVVASYAGQAGLASSASAPVVLTVDRFASTVAVAPVAPTYGTAWRLVADVTGEGPAPDGEVMFTAGGAVLGTAPLVEGRATLGVARTRVTPGRATVVASYSGDGTHATATTSTSVVVARTPSRVVAGLQHARISADRRGVVVVRIVDGVPTTGSLVLTGARQPARTAWASDGVVRFTLPRLRPGTHRLRVTYRGSGLVAPSRSSLVTLVVVR, via the coding sequence GTGCCCACCTCGTCCTCCGGCCGCGACCACGGCCCCGTCCGCCGTCGCGGCCGTCGCCGCGCCGCGGTCTCGGCGTCCGCGCTCCTCCTCCCCCTGCTCGCCACGGCCGGGGCGACGACGCTCTCGGCGAGCGCCGCCTCGGCCGACGAGCCCGGCGCCGGCCGGGCAGCCGCGCTGGGTCCCACCGAGCTGCTCCGGTGGCAGGGGGACGTCTCGAGCGCCACCGGCAACGCGCTGGCCACCGGCCGCTGCGACGTCGACGGCGACGACCGTGCCGACCTCGTCGTCGGCGCATGGTTCTGGGACAAGGCGCCGCTCACCAACGTCGGCGCGACCTACGTGATCCTCGGTGCCGACGACGTCCACGGCGCCTCGCTGTCCAGTCCATCGGCCGCCGGCGCGGTCCGCATCGACGGGCCCGCCGTCGCCAGTGCGACCACCGCGTTCGCGGTCGGCTGCCTGGGAGACGTCAACGGGGACGGCTTCGACGACCTCGGCATCAGCTACTACGTGGCGCAGAAGGCCTACGTGGTGCTCGGCTCCGAGGACTTCGACGGTCTCGACCTCGACTCCCTCGGCGACCGCGGGTACGTCGTCGACGGTGGCGCCGACGCCGGCAACCTGAGCTTCTCCTTCGCCCCCGTCGGCGACGTCGACGACGACGGGCTCGACGACTTCGGCCTCGCCGCCGTGGTCGCCGACACCCGCGGCCGCGACAACAACGGCCGGGTCTGGATCGTCGCCGGCCAGGACGACATCACCGACGTCGACCTGACGGCACCGGCCGCCGGCCAGGTCCTCGTCACGATCGACGGCGCCCTCACGGGTGAGCGCCTGGGGGCGATCAGTCGCGCGGGCGACGTCGACGGCGACGGGGTCGACGACATCCTCCTGGGTGCCTACACCTCCACCCCGTGGGGCACGGCAGTGGCGGCCACCGGGGCGGCGTACGTCGTCTTCGGTGGCGGTACCGGCACCACCACGCGCGAGGTCGACCTGGCCGCCCTCGGCGACGCCGGGTTCAGCGTGCGCGGGCCGCAGCGGCAGCGCGACCGTCTCGGGATCTCGGTGGCCGCCGCCGGTGACCTCGACGGCGACGGGCTCGCCGACCTGCTCATCGGTGCCGACGGCGTCGGCAACGCGACCACCGGCCCCCGCAACGGTGGCGCCGCGGTCGTCCTCGGCGCCGCCTCCCCCGCCACCGTCTACACCGACCCGACCGCGGCGGTCCAGGTCTTCACCTGCACCTCCGACCCGGGCACCGGCACCTGCACCGACCCCGCCGACGTGCGACCCCGCGGGTTCTGGATCGACGGCGCGGCCGCGTCCGACGCCACCGGCTACTCGGTCGCCGGCATCGGCGACGTCGACGGCGACGAGGTGCCCGACCTGCTGCTCGGCGCCTACGGCTACGACCCGGTCGACACCACCGGCGGCACCCTGAGCGGTGCCGGGGCGGCGTACGTCGTCCGGGGACGCTCCGGCACGACGGCCGTCTCGCTGGCGAACCTCGACCCCGAGGCCGGCTACCGCATCGACGGGATCGCCGCCGGGGACCGGTTCGGCCGCCAGGTCGCGGGGCTCGGCGACGTCGACGGCAACGACGCCGACGACTTCGCCGTGACCGCCGACCTCGCCAACCGCGGCGGGGCCCAGGCCGGAGAGGTCCTCGTCGCCCTGGACGGCGACCTGCTCTCCCGCACCACGCTGAGCACCGACGACGACACCCTCCTGCCCGGAGACTCGGCCACGCTCACCGCCGACGTCACCCGGCCGGCGGGCTCGACGATCGTGCCGGGAGGAACCGTCACCTTCGCCGACGCCGACGGCCCGCTCCCCGGCTGCACCGACCTCGCGCTCGTCGACGGGTCCGCGACCTGCGACGTCACCGCGACCGCGAGCGGCGAGCTCTCCGTCGTCGCGAGCTATGCCGGGCAGGCCGGTCTCGCCTCGTCCGCCTCGGCCCCGGTCGTCCTCACGGTGGACCGGTTCGCCAGCACCGTGGCCGTGGCCCCGGTCGCCCCGACCTACGGCACCGCCTGGAGGCTCGTCGCCGACGTCACCGGCGAGGGACCCGCGCCGGACGGTGAGGTGATGTTCACCGCCGGGGGCGCCGTGCTCGGCACGGCCCCGCTGGTCGAGGGCCGCGCCACCCTCGGCGTCGCCCGGACCCGGGTCACGCCCGGTCGCGCCACCGTCGTGGCGTCGTACTCCGGAGACGGCACCCACGCCACCGCCACGACGAGCACCTCGGTCGTGGTCGCGAGGACGCCGTCCCGGGTCGTCGCCGGCCTGCAGCACGCGCGCATCTCCGCCGACCGGCGGGGCGTCGTGGTCGTGAGGATCGTCGACGGGGTCCCCACCACCGGCTCGCTCGTGCTGACCGGTGCGCGACAGCCGGCCCGGACCGCCTGGGCCTCCGACGGCGTCGTCAGGTTCACCCTCCCCCGGCTGCGTCCCGGCACGCACCGGCTGCGGGTCACCTACCGCGGCAGCGGCCTCGTCGCCCCGTCGAGGTCGTCGCTCGTCACCCTGGTCGTCGTCCGATGA